The following coding sequences are from one Eublepharis macularius isolate TG4126 chromosome 19, MPM_Emac_v1.0, whole genome shotgun sequence window:
- the TBC1D25 gene encoding TBC1 domain family member 25: MAEAAAPAAGGGAGPAAQEEEEHEVVRVRVKKCDGLLQPEFRTFAVDPQITSLEVLQHILIRAFDLNGKKNFGICYLGRDKQGQEIYLSLMSDWDLGVAFASASKPYLQLKIDIKPSEDSPLLEDWDIISPKDVISTDLLLVEKRSLAAAALPFTQSILSQVGRTLSKVQQALGWSYGEEVKPFKPPLSDSEFHTYLNHKGQLTRPAELRLRIFHGGVEPSLRKVVWRYLLNVYPDGLTGQERIDYMKRKTREYEQLKGEWNVRSSPEDLEFIRSNVLKDVLRTDRAHPYYAGSDDNPHLTALHELLTTYAVTHPQISYCQGMSDIASPILAVMDNEAHAFICFCGIMKRLEGNFQVDGEVMSVKFSHLKLLLRHSDPEFYSYLLSRGADDLFFCFRWLLLELKREFAFEDALRMLEITWSSFPPDPPEKEVELVGPPARPGDSSKPVRRRHMLRPACSFEAAGDQPCQGAVPEEKALVKQSSFGEFKYYSARNEDSSEDDPSPKSPCSVQEEEDCSSEQNPLIQAPNVAKSFSAPSLRAPTPTSRDSASSSTSGHEESLSEEEKGDSVVNTPSSSCGPAAASPTTAVSLPPPQEFGKGNPFVLFLCLAILLEHRDHIIKKNMDYNELAMHFDRLVRRHNLNKVLHRAKALFANYLQSEVWDSEEGDEAAAESPAAS; this comes from the exons ATGGCGGAGGCGGCGGCGCCCGCGGCGGGTGGCGGGGCCGGGCCCGCGGCGCAAGAAGAAGAGGAGCACGAAGTGGTTCGCGTGCGGGTCAAG AAATGCGACGGCCTCTTGCAGCCTGAATTCCGCACTTTTGCTGTAGACCCGCAGATCACCTCGCTGGAAGTGTTGCAGCACATCCTTATCAGAGCCTTTGATCTCAACGG GAAGAAGAACTTTGGCATCTGCTATCTGGGCCGAGATAAGCAGGGCCAAGAAATATACTTGTCACTGATGTCCGACTGGGATCTAGGTGTGGCCTTTGCCAGTGCCTCCAAGCCTTACTTGCAGCTCAAGATAGACATCAAGCCTTCTGAGGACA GCCCTCTTCTGGAGGACTGGGACATTATCAGCCCCAAAGATGTAATCAGCACTGACCTGCTGCTGGTGGAAAAACGATCTCTAGCAGCGGCAGCTCTGCCTTTTACCCAGTCTATCCTTTCCCAG GTTGGCAGGACGCTGTCAAAGGTCCAGCAGGCCCTCGGCTGGTCTTACGGGGAGGAGGTCAAACCTTTTAAGCCCCCACTGAGCGATTCAGAGTTCCACACGTATCTGAATCACAAAGGGCAGCTGACGAGGCCCGCGGAGCTGCGCCTGCGGATCTTCCACGGTGGAGTGGAGCCCTCACTGCGCAAG GTGGTTTGGAGGTACTTGCTCAATGTCTACCCTGACGGGTTGACGGGGCAGGAGCGAATAGATTACATGAAGCGGAAGACACGGGAGTACGAGCAGCTGAAGGGGGAGTGGAACGTACGGTCCAGCCCCGAAGACCTAGAATTCATCCGCAGCAATGTGCTGAAAGACGTTCTGCGAACGGACCGCGCTCACCCTTACTACGCAGGCTCTGATGACAATCCCCACCTGACGGCCCTCCATGAGCTGCTGACCACCTATGCCGTGACGCACCCGCAGATCTCCTACTGCCAAGGTATGAGTGACATCGCCTCCCCCATCCTGGCCGTGATGGACAACGAGGCTCACGCTTTCATCTGTTTCTGTGGCATCATGAAGCGCCTGGAGGGCAACTTCCAGGTGGATGGCGAAGTGATGTCGGTCAAGTTCTCCCACCTTAAGCTTCTCCTTCGTCACTCAGACCCCGAGTTCTACTCCTACCTCCTCTCCCGTGGCGCTGATGACCTCTTCTTTTGCTTCCGCTGGCTGCTGTTGGAACTCAAGCGCGAGTTTGCCTTCGAGGACGCCTTGCGCATGCTGGAGATCACCTGGAGCTCCTTCCCGCCAGACCCTCCTGAGAAGGAAGTGGAGCTGGTGGGCCCACCGGCCAGGCCCGGAGATAGCAGCAAGCCTGTCCGGCGGAGACACATGTTGCGTCCGGCTTGTAGTTTTGAGGCAGCTGGGGATCAACCTTGCCAGGGGGCAGTTCCTGAAGAAAAGGCGTTAGTCAAACAGTCTAGCTTTGGAGAATTCAAATATTACAGTGCTCGCAATGAGGACAGTTCGGAGGATGACCCGTCTCCTAAATCTCCGTGCTCGGTGCAAGAGGAGGAAGACTGTAGCAGCGAGCAGAATCCTTTGATCCAGGCACCAAATGTGGCCAAATCCTTCTCTGCTCCATCGCTTCGGGCCCCTACCCCAACCTCTCGGGACTCGGCTTCTTCCTCGACCAGCGGCCACGAGGAAAGCCTGTCCGAAGAGGAGAAGGGAGACTCTGTGGTTAATACCCCTTCTTCCTCATGCGGACCCGCTGCCGCTTCGCCCACCACTGCtgtcagcctcccacctcctCAAGAGTTTGGCAAAGGCAACCCGTTTGTACTCTTCCTTTGCCTGGCCATCCTCCTGGAACATCGGGACCACATCATCAAGAAAAACATGGACTACAACGAGTTGGCCATGCATTTTGACCGCTTGGTCCGACGACACAACCTGAACAAGGTCTTGCACCGCGCCAAGGCGCTCTTCGCCAACTATTTGCAGTCGGAAGTCTGGGATTCCGAGGAGGGCGATGAGGCAGCTGCCGAGTCGCCTGCCGCATCATGA